A single Aythya fuligula isolate bAytFul2 chromosome 21, bAytFul2.pri, whole genome shotgun sequence DNA region contains:
- the FAAP20 gene encoding Fanconi anemia core complex-associated protein 20, which produces MAEEGAAKLRLKPRKAPAACSREPSPGLEPPRRRQALADRSSWFEKDDLSECEKTWILLLKNISQDLQCTSWQAVSSFPELFGKAESSEKESLQKTEVFKIGMKDFEWVSFPSFCKEEFFKTGLSSPQLSESQIDCLPDERGQADELKSLPSTAEKTGCVTATDQAKNTVGEDTQGTSKMAINLKSSKVTQHNTSACHLMLSESAAKALNFQQHCRGSVQNSKENRKQDERQHQAQMHQSSISFGKAKTVPTEKTSPLVSTPGTESYKEKTANQSEGSLTLSSCPMCQIQFSGMMSQLDIDSHLARCLSESADDIMW; this is translated from the exons ATGGCTGAGGAAGGAGCCGCCAAACTGCGCCTGAAGCCCAGGAAGGCGCCGGCAGCCTGCAGCCgggagcccagccctggcttGGAGCCCCCCCGGCGGCGCCA GGCATTGGCTGACAGAAGTTCCTGGTTTGAAAAAGATGATTTAAGTGAGTGTGAAAAAACATGGATTTTGCTTCTGAAGAACATAAGTCAAGATTTACAGTGCACAAGTTGGCAAGCAGTGTCCAGTTTTCCAGAGTTGTTTGGAAAGGCAGAG AGCTCTGAGAAAGAGAGTCtacaaaaaacagaagtcttTAAAATTGGAATGAAAGACTTTGAATGGGtatcttttccatctttttgcAAAGAGGAATTTTTTAAAACCGGTCTTAGCTCCCCTCAGCTATCAGAGAGCCAAATTGACTGTTTACCTGATGAACGGGGCCAAGCAGATGAACTGAAAAGTCTACCTTCTACAGCTGAGAAAACAGGCTGTGTAACTGCTACAGATCAGGCCAAAAACACGGTTGGGGAGGACACACAAGGTACCTCAAAAATGGCTATAAATCTTAAATCAAGTAAAGTCACTCAGCATAATACTTCTGCGTGCCACTTGATGTTGTCGGAAAGCGCTGCAAAAGCTCTAAActttcagcagcactgcagagggaGTGTACAgaacagcaaggaaaacaggaaacagGATGAGAGACAGCATCAAGCACAAATGCATCAAAGCAGTATTTCATTTGGTAAGGCCAAGACTGTGCCCACAGAGAAGACGTCACCTCTTGTGAGCACACCTGGAACTGAAAGCTACAAGGAGAAGACTGCAAACCAGAGCGAAGGCTCTTTAACTCTCAGCAGCTGTCCAATGTGTCAGATTCAGTTTAGTGGAAT GATGTCGCAATTGGACATTGACAGTCATCTCGCTAGATGCCTGTCTGAAAGTGCCGATGATATCATGTGGTAA